A genomic region of Vitreoscilla filiformis contains the following coding sequences:
- a CDS encoding BMP family ABC transporter substrate-binding protein gives MHQNLRRATTLWAAAAVCSPLLFNSVSATAQTTVPTAPPLKIGFIYVSPVGQAGWTFQHDQGRRELEQALGAQVSTTVVEAVPEGPDAERVMRDLVAQGHQLIFATSFGYLEPALRVAAEFPHVKFMHAGGHRGAPNLATYNARYYEARYLAGMLAGYTSQRGVAGYVAGFAVPEVVQGLNAFTRGMRAVNPKAEVKVTWLNAWFDPARERDAALALVAQGADVLANHSGSPAVAQVAEEKGVKLVAYQSDMRAFAPKAQVGAVTHHWGSYYTQVARSVLNGTWSAQPVWAGMKAGMVKLSAVSPSLPAQVRDALARSERDIVAGRLLPFGTMSDEQIARMDGLVPGVSGHMPANARR, from the coding sequence ATGCACCAAAACCTCAGACGCGCCACCACGCTGTGGGCCGCTGCTGCCGTCTGTTCGCCGCTGCTGTTCAACAGCGTGTCCGCCACCGCGCAAACGACGGTGCCCACGGCGCCGCCGCTCAAAATCGGGTTCATTTACGTCAGCCCCGTCGGGCAAGCGGGCTGGACGTTTCAGCACGACCAAGGCCGGCGCGAGTTGGAGCAAGCGCTGGGGGCCCAAGTCAGCACCACCGTGGTCGAAGCTGTGCCCGAAGGCCCGGATGCCGAACGGGTGATGCGCGACCTGGTCGCCCAAGGCCATCAGCTCATTTTTGCCACCAGCTTCGGTTATCTGGAGCCAGCGCTGCGGGTGGCGGCGGAGTTTCCGCACGTCAAGTTCATGCATGCGGGGGGCCATCGGGGGGCGCCCAATCTGGCCACCTACAACGCACGTTATTACGAGGCGCGCTACCTGGCGGGCATGTTGGCGGGCTACACCAGCCAGCGGGGCGTCGCTGGCTACGTGGCCGGTTTTGCGGTGCCAGAAGTGGTGCAGGGCCTGAATGCGTTCACACGCGGCATGCGGGCGGTCAACCCCAAGGCCGAGGTCAAAGTCACGTGGCTGAACGCCTGGTTCGACCCGGCCCGCGAGCGCGACGCCGCCCTGGCCCTGGTGGCGCAAGGTGCCGATGTGCTGGCCAACCACTCCGGCTCACCGGCGGTGGCCCAGGTGGCGGAAGAAAAGGGCGTCAAACTGGTGGCCTATCAAAGTGACATGCGTGCGTTCGCCCCCAAAGCACAGGTGGGCGCGGTGACACATCACTGGGGCAGTTATTACACCCAGGTGGCGCGCTCGGTGCTGAACGGCACTTGGAGCGCCCAACCCGTGTGGGCTGGTATGAAAGCGGGCATGGTGAAACTGTCCGCTGTGAGCCCCAGCCTGCCGGCGCAGGTGCGCGACGCCTTGGCCCGCAGCGAACGCGACATCGTCGCGGGGCGTTTGCTGCCGTTTGGCACCATGAGCGATGAGCAGATCGCCCGCATGGACGGGTTGGTGCCAGGCGTCAGCGGCCACATGCCCGCCAACGCCCGTCGCTGA
- a CDS encoding PEP-CTERM sorting domain-containing protein, whose product MKFFQQVQRALVPLACAVAALPAMATDVTVGANWNDGYGTADTTLNGTNRTGTAQIPLSLTYGGQTFEAFCMELDQAATLSTVNYTVTSYVNDGFSRLFAAAGFNGSSSGTDAVATRDQKSALQLAVWEVLYDGLGGSLSSGNFSARNFSSASVQSLAQGYLSAAAALQSNQYTTTTLYRYSNGQYQDFVTTQGYASVGGVSAVPEPETAFLWLGGLAGLVALRRRQRRA is encoded by the coding sequence ATGAAGTTCTTCCAACAAGTTCAACGGGCGCTCGTTCCTCTGGCTTGTGCAGTCGCAGCACTCCCGGCCATGGCCACCGATGTGACGGTGGGTGCCAACTGGAATGACGGTTACGGCACCGCCGACACCACGTTGAACGGCACCAATCGCACTGGCACCGCTCAGATTCCCCTCAGCTTGACCTATGGCGGTCAGACGTTCGAGGCGTTCTGCATGGAGCTGGATCAGGCGGCCACGCTCAGCACGGTGAATTACACGGTGACTTCGTACGTCAATGACGGCTTCTCGCGCCTCTTTGCGGCGGCTGGCTTCAACGGGTCGAGCAGCGGTACAGACGCAGTGGCCACGCGGGATCAGAAGTCCGCCCTGCAACTGGCTGTTTGGGAAGTGTTGTATGACGGCCTGGGCGGCTCGTTGTCGTCGGGCAATTTCTCGGCACGCAACTTCAGCAGCGCCAGCGTGCAGTCGCTGGCACAGGGTTACCTGTCGGCTGCCGCTGCATTGCAGTCCAACCAGTACACGACCACGACGTTGTATCGTTACAGCAATGGTCAGTACCAAGACTTCGTGACCACCCAGGGTTACGCATCGGTGGGGGGCGTGTCGGCTGTGCCGGAACCTGAAACCGCCTTCCTGTGGCTCGGCGGTTTGGCCGGTTTGGTGGCGCTGCGTCGCCGTCAGCGTCGCGCTTGA
- a CDS encoding PEP-CTERM sorting domain-containing protein — translation MLHSSFKRALVPLVCAAAAMPALATNVYVDQLWGYGYPTADLHYKTSTYSNEAVAGFVLTNQSTNQTFAGFCMEINQGVGTQSTTNYTITSYTNDAFSRLFAASGFNGADRNNDGINSADKEAALQLALWEVLYDGFGGSLGSGNFWVNNVSSANTLTLAQSYLTSAAALQSGQYVTTTLQRYSNEWAQDLISSTAVSTAPVTPSVVPEPETAFMWLGGVAALAAWRRRQLKRTRA, via the coding sequence ATGCTTCACTCATCATTCAAGCGGGCGCTCGTCCCTCTGGTGTGCGCCGCTGCGGCCATGCCAGCCCTGGCCACCAACGTGTATGTGGATCAGTTGTGGGGCTACGGCTACCCAACAGCCGATCTGCACTACAAAACCTCCACCTACTCGAACGAGGCGGTCGCGGGTTTTGTGCTGACCAACCAGTCCACCAACCAGACCTTTGCCGGGTTCTGCATGGAAATCAACCAAGGGGTTGGCACGCAGAGCACCACCAACTACACGATTACCTCCTACACCAACGACGCGTTCTCGCGTCTGTTCGCGGCGTCTGGCTTCAACGGTGCGGATCGCAACAACGATGGCATCAACAGCGCCGACAAAGAGGCCGCGTTGCAGTTGGCCCTCTGGGAAGTGCTGTACGACGGTTTTGGTGGCTCGCTGGGTTCGGGCAACTTCTGGGTGAACAACGTCAGCAGCGCCAACACGCTGACGCTGGCCCAGAGCTACCTGACCTCGGCAGCCGCACTCCAATCGGGGCAGTACGTGACCACCACCTTGCAGCGCTACAGCAACGAGTGGGCCCAGGATTTGATTTCGTCCACGGCGGTGTCCACCGCTCCGGTCACGCCCAGCGTGGTGCCTGAGCCGGAAACGGCGTTCATGTGGCTGGGGGGTGTCGCGGCGTTGGCTGCATGGCGCCGCCGCCAACTGAAACGCACCCGCGCATGA
- a CDS encoding PhoX family protein gives MSQPFDADDIGHNDSPNPHLLTVLDARLSRRGVVLGGLGAASAALLGGLPTSAAAASAGSVPYPVSTLKFTPVAKNLLDRVTVPEGYSVQVLYALGDPLHADVPAYANDGTDIDFHRRAGDHHDGMEYFGLSSDGRSRDDSNSTRALLAMNHEAITDQFLHVNGTTPNPRPKRQSDKEMLAHGISIVEIQRKASGRFATVQSSTYNRRITPLTPATFSGPVAGSFWVRTLHSPTGTACRGTINNCGTGKTPWGTLLSGEENWAGYFTRSSTDDAARTAKSVVALNRYGRSAGSPSRHGWETSGTEDKYRRFDISRTGTSNDGSDDYRNEINTFGYLVEVDPYDPKCVPVKHTAMGRFAHESAAFGLPVSGQPLVVYMGDDARNEYIYKFVSQAVWNPADATPADPLSVGRKYLGRGTLYVARFNADGSGDWIALTIDNSAIANYSGYKFVNQADVLIHARLAADAVGATKMDRPEWSAVHPITGEAYFTLTNNSNRQVTPSSSSHSTVDAANPRSYSDSYAGGEAGSPGNVNGHILRLRERNQRANATQFEWDIYVFGAEAGANKQLINLSSLTAERDFSSPDGLWFSQATGIGWIQTDDGAYTDVSNCMMLAALPGQVGDGDTRTLDHGSLSVQTPVGAPPTRAQMRRFLVGVRDCEITGCCETPDGRALFVNIQHPGESISSDTIGTPQAWSSHWPGRMGYGNGGSMARPRSATVVVTKDNGGLIGS, from the coding sequence ATGAGCCAGCCCTTTGACGCCGACGACATCGGCCACAACGACAGCCCGAACCCCCATCTGCTCACTGTCTTGGATGCTCGTCTGTCGCGCCGAGGTGTGGTGCTGGGCGGGCTGGGTGCCGCTTCGGCGGCGCTGCTGGGCGGTTTGCCCACCAGCGCCGCCGCCGCCAGCGCCGGCAGCGTGCCTTACCCGGTCTCGACGTTGAAGTTCACCCCGGTGGCCAAGAACCTGCTGGACCGTGTCACGGTACCGGAAGGCTACAGCGTGCAAGTGCTCTACGCGCTGGGCGACCCGCTGCACGCCGATGTGCCCGCTTACGCCAACGATGGCACGGACATCGATTTCCATCGCCGCGCCGGGGATCACCACGACGGCATGGAGTACTTCGGCCTGAGCAGCGATGGCCGCTCACGCGACGACAGCAACAGCACCCGCGCCCTGCTGGCGATGAACCACGAGGCCATCACCGACCAGTTCCTGCACGTCAACGGCACGACCCCCAACCCCCGCCCCAAGCGCCAAAGCGACAAAGAAATGCTGGCCCATGGCATTTCCATCGTCGAAATCCAACGCAAGGCCAGCGGGCGTTTCGCCACGGTGCAAAGCTCGACGTACAACCGCCGCATCACCCCGCTGACCCCAGCCACGTTCAGCGGCCCGGTGGCCGGTAGCTTCTGGGTGCGCACCCTGCACAGCCCGACCGGCACGGCATGCCGGGGCACGATCAACAACTGCGGCACCGGCAAAACCCCCTGGGGCACGCTGCTCAGCGGCGAAGAAAACTGGGCCGGCTACTTCACCCGCTCCAGCACCGATGACGCCGCCCGCACTGCCAAAAGCGTGGTGGCCCTCAACCGCTATGGCCGCAGCGCGGGCAGCCCCAGCCGCCATGGCTGGGAAACCAGCGGCACTGAAGACAAGTACCGCCGCTTCGACATCAGCCGCACCGGCACCTCCAACGACGGTTCGGACGACTATCGCAACGAAATCAACACCTTCGGCTACTTGGTCGAGGTCGATCCTTACGATCCGAAGTGCGTGCCGGTCAAACACACCGCCATGGGACGCTTCGCCCACGAGAGCGCGGCCTTTGGCCTGCCTGTGAGCGGCCAGCCGCTGGTGGTGTACATGGGGGACGATGCCCGCAACGAGTACATCTACAAGTTCGTCAGCCAGGCCGTATGGAACCCAGCCGACGCCACCCCAGCCGACCCGCTGAGCGTCGGGCGCAAATACTTGGGCCGGGGCACGCTTTATGTGGCCCGCTTCAACGCCGATGGCAGCGGGGACTGGATCGCGCTGACGATCGACAACAGCGCCATCGCCAACTACAGCGGCTACAAGTTCGTCAACCAAGCCGATGTGCTGATCCACGCCCGCTTGGCCGCAGACGCCGTGGGCGCCACCAAAATGGATCGCCCGGAATGGTCGGCGGTGCATCCGATCACGGGTGAGGCTTATTTCACCCTCACCAACAACAGCAACCGCCAAGTCACGCCGAGCAGCAGCTCGCACTCGACCGTGGACGCCGCCAACCCGCGCTCCTACAGCGACAGCTACGCGGGCGGTGAAGCCGGTTCGCCTGGCAACGTCAACGGCCACATCTTGCGCCTGCGTGAGCGCAACCAACGCGCCAATGCCACCCAGTTCGAGTGGGACATCTACGTCTTCGGCGCCGAAGCGGGGGCGAACAAGCAGCTCATCAACTTGTCCAGCCTGACCGCCGAGCGGGATTTCTCCAGCCCGGACGGGTTGTGGTTCAGCCAAGCCACCGGCATCGGCTGGATCCAGACCGACGACGGCGCCTACACCGATGTCAGCAACTGCATGATGCTGGCCGCCCTGCCCGGCCAGGTGGGCGACGGCGACACGCGCACGCTGGATCACGGCAGCTTGAGCGTGCAAACCCCCGTCGGTGCGCCGCCGACACGTGCGCAGATGCGTCGCTTCTTGGTCGGTGTGCGGGACTGCGAAATCACCGGTTGCTGTGAAACCCCGGATGGCCGCGCCCTGTTCGTCAACATCCAGCACCCGGGTGAAAGCATCAGCAGCGACACGATCGGCACCCCGCAAGCGTGGAGCAGCCATTGGCCGGGTCGCATGGGCTACGGCAACGGCGGCTCAATGGCCCGGCCGCGCTCGGCCACCGTGGTGGTCACCAAGGACAACGGCGGGCTGATCGGCTCCTGA
- the lspA gene encoding signal peptidase II → MTSINSPATPPLRLPHWLALATLVVVLDQLTKLWIVERFALGGGLRITGFFDLVRAHNTGAAFSFLANAGGWQRWFFVGLGGLASGVIIWMLRRHADQRLFCFAITLILGGAVGNVIDRLAYGHVVDFLQFHWDFLAVIFPGGYFPAFNVADSAITLGAGCLIGDEIRRARAH, encoded by the coding sequence ATGACTTCCATCAATTCACCCGCCACCCCCCCACTGCGACTGCCTCACTGGCTGGCCTTGGCCACCCTGGTGGTGGTGCTGGATCAACTCACCAAACTGTGGATCGTCGAGCGTTTCGCGCTGGGCGGTGGCTTGCGCATCACCGGGTTTTTCGATTTGGTACGCGCCCACAATACCGGCGCGGCGTTCTCATTTCTGGCCAATGCGGGGGGCTGGCAACGCTGGTTTTTCGTCGGCTTGGGCGGACTGGCGTCCGGTGTGATCATCTGGATGCTGCGGCGCCATGCCGATCAACGGCTGTTTTGCTTCGCCATCACTTTGATCCTGGGCGGGGCCGTGGGGAATGTCATCGACCGGCTGGCCTACGGCCATGTCGTGGACTTTCTCCAGTTCCACTGGGACTTTTTGGCGGTGATTTTCCCGGGGGGCTACTTCCCCGCTTTCAATGTGGCGGACAGCGCCATCACACTGGGGGCAGGCTGCCTGATCGGCGATGAGATCCGCCGGGCCCGCGCCCACTGA
- a CDS encoding DODA-type extradiol aromatic ring-opening family dioxygenase, whose amino-acid sequence MHLPTLFISHGSPMTALEPGAAGAYWATLGAHIDVTFGRPRAILVMSAHSLTREPVLLGAAQHDTVHDFGGFPQALYALRYDAPGAPALAAEVANTLQAAQQPVHLLPDGGLDHGIWIPLRAMYPNADIPVLPLAWPPMWSPERLFALGQALAPLRRQGVLIVGSGAITHNLRLWAGGRGAVDQAEHPECAAFRQWFEDRCTASEWPRLFDYRRQAPHAVHMHPTDEHLLPFYLAAGAGVEGDDLRQAPGVRTHASVTWGHLGMDVYAFGAQAASLRQT is encoded by the coding sequence ATGCATCTGCCTACCCTCTTCATCTCCCACGGCTCGCCGATGACAGCGCTCGAACCCGGTGCCGCTGGCGCCTACTGGGCCACGCTGGGCGCACACATCGACGTCACGTTCGGTCGCCCCCGGGCCATCCTGGTGATGTCTGCCCATTCCCTGACCCGTGAACCGGTGTTACTGGGCGCCGCCCAGCATGACACGGTGCATGACTTCGGCGGTTTCCCCCAGGCGCTCTACGCGCTGCGCTATGACGCCCCCGGCGCACCCGCGCTGGCCGCCGAGGTGGCCAACACACTGCAAGCCGCCCAGCAGCCGGTTCACCTGCTGCCCGATGGGGGCTTGGATCACGGCATCTGGATTCCACTGCGCGCCATGTACCCGAACGCCGATATTCCGGTGTTGCCGCTGGCTTGGCCCCCCATGTGGTCCCCCGAACGGCTGTTCGCGTTGGGCCAGGCCTTGGCACCGTTGCGACGCCAAGGGGTGCTGATCGTGGGCAGTGGGGCCATCACGCACAACCTGCGGTTGTGGGCGGGTGGGCGCGGGGCGGTGGATCAAGCCGAACATCCCGAATGCGCGGCGTTCCGCCAATGGTTTGAGGATCGCTGCACGGCGTCCGAGTGGCCCCGCCTGTTCGACTACCGCCGCCAAGCCCCCCATGCCGTCCACATGCACCCCACCGACGAGCACCTGCTGCCGTTTTACCTCGCGGCTGGGGCGGGTGTGGAGGGCGACGACCTGCGCCAAGCACCGGGCGTCCGCACCCACGCGAGTGTCACCTGGGGGCACCTGGGCATGGACGTGTACGCCTTCGGGGCTCAAGCGGCGTCGTTGCGCCAGACTTGA
- a CDS encoding DUF2189 domain-containing protein yields the protein MPIDTVPSAPPPSAVLTLAGAPSTPPPRETPLPALHALRFHSLEWHHPWLWLQQGWQDFRRCPCLGLFYGACFMVMGWLLWGVFHEAPAYALALSASFLFVTPFLGLGLYYASWRIERGLTPDLGRSLWVWETRPDTLPIFALVLLTIELLWSTVSLVVFAAFLERPLTLDGTLQALWAPENRMFVVVYSLVTLVFCALVFAISVISTPLMLDQHVDAAEAIEVSLRLVAHQPGVMLLWAAILGFLSVLAMLPGFAGWLIIGPLLGHASWHAYRSAVQDVTPLVVVEDEAPPMIDIPLSHELRNDIAC from the coding sequence ATGCCGATCGACACCGTGCCCTCAGCCCCACCCCCCAGCGCTGTGCTGACTTTGGCCGGTGCGCCGTCCACGCCCCCACCCCGGGAGACCCCTCTGCCGGCGCTGCATGCGCTGCGCTTTCATTCTTTGGAATGGCACCACCCCTGGCTCTGGCTGCAACAAGGGTGGCAGGACTTTCGCCGCTGCCCCTGTTTGGGGTTGTTTTACGGTGCCTGCTTCATGGTCATGGGCTGGCTGCTGTGGGGGGTGTTTCACGAAGCGCCGGCCTATGCTTTGGCACTGTCGGCCAGCTTCCTGTTCGTGACGCCTTTTCTGGGGCTGGGTTTGTATTACGCCTCGTGGCGCATTGAGCGGGGTTTGACGCCGGACTTGGGCCGCTCTCTGTGGGTGTGGGAGACCCGGCCCGATACCTTGCCCATCTTCGCCCTGGTGTTGCTGACCATTGAACTGCTGTGGAGCACCGTTTCGCTGGTGGTGTTCGCGGCTTTCTTGGAGCGTCCCCTGACCCTGGACGGCACCCTCCAAGCCCTTTGGGCGCCCGAAAACCGCATGTTTGTCGTCGTCTACAGCTTGGTGACACTGGTGTTCTGTGCGCTGGTGTTTGCCATCAGCGTCATCAGCACACCTTTGATGCTGGATCAGCATGTGGACGCCGCCGAAGCCATTGAGGTCAGCCTGCGGCTGGTGGCGCATCAGCCTGGCGTGATGCTGCTGTGGGCTGCGATCCTGGGGTTTTTGAGTGTGTTGGCCATGTTGCCCGGCTTTGCGGGCTGGCTGATCATCGGGCCGCTGTTGGGGCATGCATCGTGGCACGCTTACCGCAGTGCGGTGCAGGATGTCACGCCCTTGGTGGTGGTCGAAGACGAGGCACCTCCGATGATCGACATCCCCTTGTCACACGAGCTGCGCAACGACATCGCCTGCTGA
- a CDS encoding ABC transporter permease, whose protein sequence is MSPPSVWRLAWRQMWRDFRAGELRLLLLAVVLAVAALSAVGFFADRLQAGLTRDAAQLIGGDVVIHSDHALPPQWAQQAQSRGLRWSQTVTFPSMARAPESRGGATRLVAVKAVDGAYPLRGHLRLRSEPQAPTRTATSGPAPGTVFVDAAVLAALELAVGDVLELGDASLRITQELVIEPDRGGGMLSFAPRVMLNQADLPATGLVQSASRLVHRLAMMVPPGQEAQIPDTQRWAQQMVTGQRGVRVETLTSGRMEMRQTLDRADRFLHLVALLVALLSAVAVAIAARDFAQRHLDDCALLRVLGLSQRRMATVYLLVLMTLGGGASAVGVGIGWAMHGVLVQLLGAWLPATLPAPSAWPVWVGFGVGGTLLLGFGVPPVLQLARVPPLRVIRRDMGQPKPVSLGVLLAGVLGFSALLVVLASDVRLGLIAVGGFAVAIAGFAGLAWAAVWTLRHSVSEARAPRWLVLATRQVAARPAFSVVQVASLAVGLMALVLLVLLRTDLIASWRQATPVDAPDRFAMGLQPEQAQPFRTALAQAGVAPGYDWYPVIRGRLMHINGVDINQVLSRPDQAGVRGSVERELNLSHTAEVPAHNPVVEGRWVADEADGLSIEQGLAQRLGVRLGDVLSFDVAGQTLQGRITSVRKVDWGSMRANFFILFPRATLPPELPSTHLAAFRAPAGLALDTALVRQFPNVTLIDLSHTVAQVQRVLGQVIQAVEYLFGFSVAVGLVVLLATVSATREARAHEFAVMRAYGASARLLNQVLRAELLGVGALAGGLAALAAMGVSAALARWVFEFPWTAPLWVPVAGMTGGAGLALLAGWWNLREVLRRPVVDTLRRASPG, encoded by the coding sequence ATGTCCCCCCCCTCTGTTTGGCGCCTGGCGTGGCGTCAGATGTGGCGTGATTTCCGGGCCGGTGAACTGCGGCTGTTGTTGTTGGCGGTGGTGCTGGCGGTGGCTGCCCTGAGCGCCGTGGGGTTTTTCGCCGACCGACTCCAAGCCGGGCTGACCCGCGATGCCGCCCAGCTCATCGGCGGCGATGTGGTGATTCACAGCGACCATGCGTTGCCACCCCAGTGGGCGCAGCAAGCCCAGTCCCGAGGATTGCGCTGGAGCCAAACAGTGACGTTCCCGAGCATGGCCCGTGCGCCCGAGTCGCGCGGCGGGGCCACGCGCTTGGTGGCGGTCAAAGCGGTGGATGGGGCGTATCCCTTGCGCGGACACCTGCGCCTGCGCAGCGAACCACAAGCCCCGACACGCACAGCCACCAGCGGCCCCGCGCCGGGCACCGTGTTTGTCGATGCGGCGGTGTTGGCCGCTTTGGAGTTGGCCGTAGGGGATGTGTTGGAACTGGGGGACGCCAGCTTGCGCATCACCCAAGAGCTGGTGATCGAGCCCGATCGGGGAGGCGGGATGCTCAGTTTTGCGCCGCGTGTCATGCTGAACCAAGCGGACTTGCCCGCCACCGGGTTGGTGCAATCGGCCAGCCGGTTGGTGCATCGCTTGGCCATGATGGTGCCCCCTGGACAAGAGGCACAGATTCCCGACACGCAACGCTGGGCGCAGCAAATGGTGACCGGTCAACGCGGCGTGCGGGTCGAAACCTTGACGTCTGGGCGCATGGAGATGCGCCAAACCTTGGATCGTGCCGACCGGTTTTTGCACCTGGTAGCGCTGTTGGTGGCGTTGCTATCGGCGGTGGCTGTGGCGATTGCGGCGCGTGATTTTGCCCAGCGTCACCTGGACGATTGCGCCTTGTTGCGGGTGCTGGGTTTGTCGCAACGACGCATGGCCACCGTCTACCTTTTGGTGTTGATGACTTTGGGGGGCGGGGCCAGCGCTGTGGGCGTGGGCATCGGTTGGGCGATGCACGGGGTGTTGGTGCAGTTATTGGGCGCGTGGCTTCCGGCAACCTTGCCAGCACCCAGCGCGTGGCCGGTGTGGGTGGGCTTTGGCGTCGGGGGCACCTTGTTGCTTGGTTTCGGCGTGCCGCCCGTGTTGCAGTTGGCCCGAGTGCCACCACTGCGGGTGATTCGCCGTGACATGGGACAACCCAAACCGGTGTCGCTGGGGGTGTTGTTGGCCGGGGTGTTGGGATTTTCGGCACTGTTGGTTGTGTTGGCCAGCGATGTACGCTTGGGGCTGATCGCCGTGGGAGGATTTGCCGTGGCCATCGCGGGTTTTGCGGGCTTGGCCTGGGCGGCGGTGTGGACGTTGCGCCACAGCGTGTCGGAAGCTCGTGCGCCGCGCTGGTTGGTGCTGGCAACCCGCCAGGTGGCCGCCCGACCCGCGTTCAGTGTGGTGCAGGTGGCCTCTCTGGCGGTGGGGCTGATGGCCTTGGTGTTGTTGGTGTTGTTGCGCACGGACTTGATTGCGAGTTGGCGTCAAGCCACCCCAGTGGATGCCCCGGATCGTTTCGCCATGGGCTTGCAGCCCGAACAAGCACAACCCTTTCGCACAGCTTTGGCCCAAGCGGGCGTGGCTCCGGGTTATGACTGGTATCCGGTGATTCGGGGGCGCCTGATGCACATCAATGGTGTGGACATCAACCAAGTGCTGTCACGCCCAGATCAGGCCGGTGTGCGAGGTTCGGTAGAACGTGAACTCAACCTCAGCCACACGGCGGAGGTGCCCGCACACAACCCGGTGGTCGAAGGGCGTTGGGTGGCCGACGAGGCCGATGGGTTGAGCATCGAGCAAGGTTTGGCTCAACGCTTGGGCGTCCGGCTGGGCGATGTGCTGAGTTTTGACGTGGCCGGCCAGACGCTGCAAGGGCGCATCACCAGCGTGCGCAAGGTGGATTGGGGCTCAATGCGGGCCAATTTCTTCATTCTGTTCCCCCGGGCGACCCTGCCGCCCGAGCTGCCCAGTACCCACTTGGCGGCGTTTCGTGCGCCTGCGGGGTTGGCGCTGGACACGGCCTTGGTTCGGCAATTTCCCAACGTGACGCTGATCGACTTGTCTCACACCGTGGCACAAGTGCAACGGGTGCTCGGGCAGGTGATTCAGGCTGTGGAGTACCTGTTCGGTTTTTCGGTGGCGGTTGGCTTGGTGGTGCTGTTGGCCACGGTGAGCGCCACGCGGGAGGCGCGTGCGCATGAGTTTGCCGTGATGCGGGCTTACGGTGCCAGCGCACGCTTGTTAAACCAGGTGTTGCGCGCCGAGTTGTTGGGGGTGGGCGCACTGGCTGGCGGGTTGGCTGCCTTGGCCGCCATGGGCGTGAGTGCTGCGCTGGCACGCTGGGTGTTTGAGTTCCCGTGGACGGCACCCTTGTGGGTGCCCGTAGCGGGCATGACGGGGGGCGCCGGGCTGGCGCTGCTGGCCGGGTGGTGGAACCTGCGCGAGGTGTTGCGCCGCCCGGTGGTGGACACCCTGCGGCGCGCCAGCCCGGGCTGA